The following are encoded together in the Elusimicrobiota bacterium genome:
- the maf gene encoding septum formation protein Maf: MPSLILASASPRRRRLLSEIGLRFKVSPSRLHEDVRGLRDPVAICRKLAVDKAKSVVRHHPEDYVLAADTIVVFQGRILGKPKNRKEAVDMLTMLSGRRHEVLTCVVLAAPGQRMTSVLARTKVLMRRYSDQEIRRFVASGRALDKAGAYAIQDPKFCPVASIKGCYCNVVGLPVKTVLILLKKRNFFSPGRLPRLFACRECPLAR; the protein is encoded by the coding sequence ATGCCCTCGTTGATTTTAGCTTCCGCCTCCCCCCGGCGCCGCCGCCTATTGTCTGAGATCGGCTTGCGTTTTAAAGTCAGCCCCAGCCGTTTGCATGAGGACGTGCGCGGCCTGCGCGATCCGGTCGCCATATGCCGGAAATTGGCCGTGGATAAGGCGAAATCAGTAGTCCGGCATCATCCGGAGGATTATGTTTTGGCGGCAGATACCATTGTTGTTTTTCAAGGCCGAATCCTAGGCAAACCCAAAAATCGAAAAGAAGCCGTTGACATGCTCACCATGTTATCCGGGCGGCGCCATGAGGTGCTGACTTGCGTGGTGTTGGCGGCTCCGGGGCAACGCATGACATCGGTTTTAGCGCGAACCAAGGTTTTGATGCGCCGTTATAGTGATCAGGAAATACGGCGTTTCGTGGCCTCCGGCCGCGCCCTGGATAAAGCCGGAGCTTATGCCATCCAGGACCCTAAATTTTGTCCGGTGGCTTCTATCAAGGGTTGTTATTGCAATGTCGTCGGTCTCCCTGTCAAAACCGTTTTGATTTTGTTGAAAAAACGAAATTTTTTCTCGCCCGGCCGCCTTCCCCGACTATTTGCTTGCCGGGAGTGTCCGCTGGCCCGATGA
- the amrB gene encoding AmmeMemoRadiSam system protein B, with protein sequence MENKTKNPKPYPAMRALDVIPVRHRGQNLFYLKDMDGLTQNPVVLTKEQFFIAACLDGKSGPQEIQTAFSRQFGRRVLTVKEIDDVVRLLDGNFLLLSPNFEERLRRVRAEYGRLKRRPTVFAGLSYKARHEALEAELDGYFKKPGPGKNETDGRKELLGLVAPHIDFPRGGWAYAWAYREILSRAMADLYVVFGVAHAGPPVPLVLGTKDYETPFGPVAVDDDLAESLARAAGTDLTEHEFFHRREHSIEFQAVWLAYAAKKLKKEARILPILCSSFTEEDGTLRRVEKTLDHLAKLLKNYPGRICLLAGADFAHIGPRFGDAEPVAELLPWMKTEDAKSIDRLLEKNAPGFFVSVMAEGGKRKVCGSGCLYAFTWLLKRLHPEAQGKLLKYGHAPDPAGGEVSFASMAFTEG encoded by the coding sequence ATGGAGAATAAAACCAAGAACCCCAAGCCCTACCCTGCGATGAGGGCCCTGGACGTGATTCCGGTTCGCCATCGGGGACAAAATCTTTTTTATCTCAAGGACATGGACGGCCTGACGCAAAACCCGGTGGTTTTGACCAAGGAACAATTTTTTATCGCCGCCTGCTTGGATGGGAAATCCGGACCGCAGGAAATTCAGACTGCTTTCAGCCGGCAGTTCGGCCGGCGCGTTTTAACGGTCAAAGAAATCGATGATGTCGTGCGCCTTCTCGACGGCAATTTCCTGCTTTTATCGCCCAATTTTGAAGAACGCCTGCGCCGCGTGCGCGCGGAGTATGGCCGCTTAAAACGCCGGCCTACGGTCTTCGCAGGGCTAAGCTATAAGGCCCGCCATGAGGCCCTTGAAGCCGAACTCGACGGCTATTTCAAAAAACCCGGGCCGGGCAAGAATGAAACGGACGGCCGCAAAGAATTGCTCGGCTTGGTGGCCCCGCATATCGACTTTCCACGGGGCGGATGGGCCTATGCCTGGGCCTACCGGGAAATCCTAAGCCGCGCGATGGCCGATCTTTATGTCGTCTTCGGCGTGGCTCATGCCGGACCGCCCGTTCCTCTGGTGCTGGGAACAAAAGATTATGAAACGCCGTTTGGGCCGGTCGCGGTTGATGACGATCTGGCCGAATCTCTTGCCCGGGCGGCCGGAACGGATTTAACCGAGCATGAATTTTTTCATCGCCGGGAGCATTCCATCGAATTTCAAGCCGTTTGGCTGGCTTATGCGGCAAAAAAATTAAAAAAAGAAGCCCGCATCCTGCCCATTCTCTGCTCCTCGTTCACGGAAGAAGACGGCACCTTGCGCCGCGTTGAAAAGACGCTGGATCATTTGGCCAAACTCCTAAAAAATTATCCCGGCCGGATCTGTTTGTTGGCGGGCGCGGATTTCGCGCATATCGGTCCGCGCTTCGGCGACGCCGAGCCCGTGGCCGAGCTTCTGCCCTGGATGAAAACCGAAGATGCCAAAAGCATCGACCGGCTGCTGGAAAAAAACGCGCCGGGCTTTTTCGTTTCCGTGATGGCCGAGGGGGGCAAAAGAAAAGTCTGCGGCTCAGGATGCCTCTATGCGTTTACCTGGCTACTCAAACGGCTGCACCCCGAAGCCCAGGGAAAACTTCTGAAATACGGCCACGCCCCCGACCCGGCCGGAGGCGAAGTCTCCTTCGCCAGCATGGCGTTTACGGAAGGTTGA
- the dusB gene encoding tRNA dihydrouridine synthase DusB gives MNIRSILAASPVRLAPMADITNIAFRLIARECGSRLVTTEEIDAKALLMGSESTRLRTLYLPQERPIIMQLLGCEPDILAEAAQRLQEAGADIIDLNMGCPVPKIVKKGEGAALMKDPLKAAEILRSLRRVIRLPFTVKIRSGWDEKTVNAVEIAKIAEAEGVDAIAVHPRTRAQRFSGQAPWDVITDVVRSVNIPVTGNGDVRSWADARRMMNETGAVSVMIGRGALGQPWVFDAHFEELDEQTRWARKYRVIKRHQELIHAHVPESDVDFQVKKNLVWYSKGMYGSAALRQKIFTSKSAGEAWALFKEGWFKAVEMQEQREAEPQKSEALLPAS, from the coding sequence ATGAATATTCGTTCCATTCTTGCCGCCTCGCCCGTGCGCTTGGCGCCCATGGCGGATATCACCAACATCGCTTTTCGCCTGATCGCCAGGGAATGCGGCAGCCGCCTGGTCACTACCGAAGAAATCGACGCCAAGGCGCTCTTGATGGGCTCGGAATCCACCCGTCTGCGCACGCTGTACCTTCCTCAAGAGCGGCCCATTATCATGCAGCTTTTAGGCTGCGAGCCGGATATTCTGGCTGAAGCGGCTCAACGGCTCCAAGAAGCCGGCGCGGACATTATCGATCTCAACATGGGCTGTCCGGTGCCCAAAATCGTCAAAAAAGGGGAAGGAGCGGCGTTAATGAAAGACCCGTTGAAAGCGGCCGAAATTTTGCGCTCCTTGCGCCGGGTGATCCGCTTGCCGTTCACCGTTAAAATCAGAAGCGGCTGGGATGAGAAAACCGTCAACGCCGTTGAGATCGCCAAAATCGCCGAGGCCGAAGGCGTCGACGCCATCGCGGTTCATCCGCGCACGCGCGCCCAGCGATTTTCAGGCCAAGCGCCTTGGGATGTGATCACGGACGTGGTCCGCTCGGTAAATATTCCGGTCACGGGCAACGGCGACGTGCGCTCCTGGGCCGATGCCCGGCGCATGATGAATGAAACCGGGGCCGTTTCCGTGATGATCGGACGCGGCGCCTTGGGCCAGCCCTGGGTTTTCGACGCTCATTTTGAAGAACTTGACGAGCAAACCCGATGGGCGCGCAAATACCGCGTCATCAAACGCCATCAGGAATTGATTCACGCCCATGTCCCTGAAAGCGACGTGGATTTTCAGGTCAAAAAAAATCTGGTGTGGTATTCGAAGGGGATGTACGGCTCCGCGGCCCTGCGCCAGAAAATTTTCACGTCCAAAAGCGCAGGGGAAGCCTGGGCGCTGTTTAAAGAAGGCTGGTTTAAGGCCGTAGAGATGCAAGAGCAGCGGGAGGCGGAGCCTCAAAAATCAGAAGCTCTCCTTCCTGCGTCTTAA